The Oharaeibacter diazotrophicus genome includes a window with the following:
- a CDS encoding cytochrome D1 domain-containing protein — protein MRRRTGAALVALVLAFAAAPARADEAFVTNQQSDDVSVVDLASARVVATIPVGGKPAGVAVAPDGRAVYVSSPEGKALSVIDPATRTVVARIDVGGGPVGIVVSPDSRTVFLADWFGNAVLLIDAETRTIRARVPVGTAPAGLAVTADGRTLYVCDRDDDRLSVIDVASATRTGTIAVGTHPFAVTLSPDGRHAFTANVMSNDVSVVDLAAGREITRIPTGETPYGVALVGGRGFVTDQHADTLTVFDAASFAPIGRIDTPSFPEGILGDDASGKVWVAAWGDDVFFSVDPASLAVVDEIPVGKGPRAFGHFIRRTP, from the coding sequence ATGCGCCGGCGCACCGGGGCGGCGCTCGTCGCCCTGGTCCTCGCGTTCGCGGCCGCCCCGGCCCGCGCCGACGAGGCCTTCGTCACCAACCAGCAGAGCGACGACGTCTCCGTCGTCGATCTCGCCAGTGCGCGCGTCGTCGCCACCATCCCGGTCGGCGGCAAGCCCGCGGGCGTCGCCGTCGCGCCCGACGGCCGCGCCGTCTACGTCTCGAGCCCCGAGGGCAAGGCCCTCTCGGTGATCGACCCGGCGACCCGTACCGTCGTCGCCCGGATCGACGTCGGTGGCGGACCGGTCGGCATCGTGGTCTCGCCCGATTCGCGCACCGTGTTCCTCGCCGACTGGTTCGGCAACGCCGTGCTGCTGATCGACGCCGAGACGCGGACGATCCGCGCCCGCGTGCCCGTCGGCACCGCCCCGGCCGGCCTCGCCGTCACCGCGGACGGGCGCACGCTCTACGTCTGCGACCGCGACGACGACCGCCTCTCGGTGATCGACGTCGCCTCGGCCACCCGTACCGGTACGATCGCGGTCGGCACGCACCCCTTCGCCGTGACGCTGTCGCCGGACGGCCGCCACGCCTTCACTGCCAACGTTATGTCCAACGACGTCTCGGTGGTCGACCTCGCCGCCGGCCGGGAGATCACCCGAATCCCCACCGGCGAGACGCCCTACGGCGTCGCCCTCGTCGGCGGCCGCGGCTTCGTCACCGACCAGCACGCCGACACGCTCACCGTGTTCGACGCCGCCAGCTTCGCCCCGATCGGCAGGATCGACACGCCGTCCTTCCCCGAGGGCATCCTCGGCGACGACGCCTCCGGCAAGGTCTGGGTCGCCGCCTGGGGTGACGACGTCTTCTTCTCGGTCGACCCGGCGAGCCTCGCGGTCGTCGACGAGATCCCCGTCGGCAAGGGCCCGCGCGCCTTCGGCCACTTCATCCGCCGGACGCCCTGA
- a CDS encoding sulfotransferase family protein yields MSSPSDPRTDRSSEPAAVDRPCIVLAHPRTGSSLLMQTLALLGMPWIGRVRRDDLGEDANPRGYYEDPEVLARGLTVGEVARVGPVDGRAVKIGLANMTAPGRIGQWRAWEAGGARILVPFRHPLESAVSQRAFTPRMAEPRALFEAVTAFLYGHARDHAALASILTREVPALAERTTPIAYTRHLEDPAGFVEDVRRHAGLPADPARQAAAVANVEAALHRVEAAALPDEQREWYERSPARAVHERLCADARPWDGIAAAAAAGALRASGG; encoded by the coding sequence ATGTCGTCCCCGTCCGATCCCCGCACCGACCGGTCGTCCGAACCGGCCGCCGTCGACCGGCCCTGCATCGTGCTGGCGCACCCGCGCACCGGTTCTTCCCTGCTGATGCAGACGCTGGCGCTGCTGGGGATGCCGTGGATCGGACGGGTCCGCCGCGACGACCTCGGCGAAGACGCCAATCCCAGGGGCTATTACGAGGATCCCGAGGTGCTTGCGCGTGGGCTGACCGTGGGCGAGGTCGCCCGGGTCGGGCCGGTCGACGGGCGGGCGGTCAAGATCGGCCTCGCCAACATGACGGCGCCGGGCCGGATCGGGCAGTGGCGCGCGTGGGAGGCCGGCGGGGCGCGGATCCTGGTGCCGTTCCGCCATCCGCTGGAGAGCGCGGTGTCGCAGCGCGCCTTCACGCCTCGGATGGCGGAACCGCGCGCGCTGTTCGAGGCGGTGACCGCCTTCCTCTACGGCCATGCCCGCGACCATGCGGCGCTGGCGAGCATCCTGACCCGGGAGGTGCCGGCGCTGGCGGAGCGGACGACGCCGATCGCCTACACCCGCCATCTCGAGGATCCCGCGGGCTTCGTCGAGGACGTCCGCCGCCACGCCGGGCTGCCGGCGGATCCGGCGCGGCAGGCGGCGGCGGTCGCCAACGTCGAGGCCGCGCTGCATCGGGTCGAGGCCGCGGCGCTGCCGGACGAGCAGCGGGAATGGTACGAGCGCTCGCCGGCGCGGGCGGTCCACGAGCGGCTGTGCGCCGATGCCCGGCCCTGGGACGGGATCGCGGCGGCGGCGGCCGCCGGCGCGCTCAGGGCGTCCGGCGGATGA
- a CDS encoding asparagine synthase-related protein, with the protein MNPSHRRPPLGGAEAGFVGLLSREPSEALLRRLGAHPGRSFGCGPVRLVGPAGTTRGDGRTHVFAFAGRLVDADEAADRDGDPGRDGAFAALDRFRRHGPDGIAGWRGHFALAHFDAGAARLWLAADHLGRRTVYHARVEGGVAFSSSLRALLALPGVPHDPDEHYLAATFSDVPPEPDATPYAAVRRVPAATAAAFDVDGGLRLHRYWHPDLARRLPRRRDDDHVEEARALLDRAVARGLRGAGTVVCQLSGGFDSGAVAATAARLRGDAPLPVLTVAPPDGVARFEHPGAIGDERPLAAAVAAMHPNMIWEAVSSAGLHAYDDNPVRLFLSMAAPTRGSLNVGWYAPLFERARALGASTILTGGLGNMTLSWDGLCGLASMARRGDWVRLWREARAIGRMQGRSPVAVLRRHAIVPLLPPRLQARWSAFRGGLPPEGETSSPIHPDFARAHGIPERRLAFGLDYDGDTDATRRRWLSYVQSNPPTADMTEALFGVASYAPLSDVDLLEFCFALPDEQYLRDGRTRWLARRVLADRLPPAVLDETRRGFQCAEFLHRLSLQRERIVEGVAALERSPLAGRVLDVERMRRIVDAEWPTDAAGTGFGDYGGVLHRGLHYGLFLRWIEGGNG; encoded by the coding sequence GTGAACCCATCCCACCGCCGCCCGCCGCTCGGCGGCGCCGAGGCCGGCTTCGTCGGCCTCCTGTCGCGCGAACCGTCCGAAGCGCTCCTGCGCCGTCTCGGCGCGCATCCCGGCCGGTCGTTCGGCTGCGGGCCCGTCCGCCTCGTCGGCCCGGCCGGCACGACCCGTGGCGACGGCCGCACCCACGTCTTCGCCTTCGCCGGCCGGCTGGTCGACGCCGACGAGGCCGCAGACCGCGACGGTGACCCGGGGCGCGACGGCGCCTTCGCCGCCCTCGACCGATTCCGCCGCCACGGCCCCGACGGCATCGCCGGCTGGCGCGGCCATTTCGCCTTGGCGCATTTCGATGCCGGCGCCGCCCGGCTGTGGCTCGCCGCCGACCACCTCGGCCGGCGCACGGTCTACCACGCCCGCGTCGAGGGCGGCGTCGCCTTCTCGTCCAGCCTGCGTGCCCTCCTCGCGCTGCCGGGCGTGCCGCACGACCCCGACGAACACTATCTCGCCGCGACCTTCTCCGACGTGCCGCCGGAGCCCGACGCCACGCCCTACGCGGCGGTGCGCCGGGTGCCCGCCGCCACCGCCGCCGCCTTCGACGTCGACGGCGGCCTTCGGCTCCATCGTTACTGGCACCCGGATCTCGCGCGGCGCCTGCCCCGGCGGCGCGACGACGACCACGTCGAGGAGGCCCGCGCCCTGCTCGACCGTGCGGTGGCGCGCGGCCTGCGCGGGGCCGGCACCGTCGTCTGCCAGCTCTCCGGCGGCTTCGATTCGGGCGCCGTCGCCGCCACGGCGGCGCGGCTTCGCGGCGACGCGCCCCTCCCCGTCCTGACCGTGGCGCCGCCGGACGGCGTCGCCCGTTTCGAGCACCCGGGCGCGATCGGCGACGAGCGCCCGCTCGCCGCGGCCGTCGCCGCGATGCATCCCAACATGATCTGGGAGGCGGTGTCGTCGGCCGGGCTCCACGCCTACGACGACAACCCCGTCCGGCTGTTCCTCTCGATGGCGGCGCCCACGCGGGGCAGCCTCAACGTCGGCTGGTACGCTCCGCTGTTCGAGCGCGCCCGTGCGCTCGGCGCCAGCACGATTCTCACCGGCGGCCTCGGCAACATGACGCTGAGTTGGGACGGCCTCTGCGGGCTCGCCTCGATGGCGCGGCGCGGCGACTGGGTCCGGTTGTGGCGCGAGGCGCGGGCGATCGGCCGGATGCAGGGCCGCTCGCCCGTCGCGGTGCTGCGCCGCCACGCGATCGTGCCGCTGCTGCCGCCTCGGCTGCAGGCCCGCTGGTCCGCCTTCCGCGGCGGCCTGCCGCCCGAGGGCGAGACCTCCAGCCCGATCCATCCGGATTTCGCCCGTGCCCACGGCATCCCCGAGCGCCGCCTCGCCTTCGGCCTCGACTACGACGGCGACACCGACGCCACCCGCCGGCGCTGGCTGAGCTACGTCCAGTCGAACCCGCCGACGGCGGACATGACCGAGGCGCTGTTCGGCGTCGCCTCCTACGCGCCGCTGTCGGACGTCGACCTCCTGGAGTTCTGCTTCGCGCTGCCCGACGAGCAGTATCTCCGCGACGGCCGCACCCGCTGGCTCGCCCGCCGGGTCCTCGCCGACCGGCTGCCGCCGGCGGTGCTCGACGAGACCCGGCGCGGCTTCCAGTGCGCCGAATTCCTGCACCGGCTCTCGCTGCAGCGCGAGCGCATCGTCGAGGGCGTCGCGGCGCTCGAACGCTCCCCGCTCGCCGGCCGCGTCCTCGACGTCGAGCGGATGCGCCGCATCGTCGACGCCGAGTGGCCGACCGACGCCGCCGGCACCGGCTTCGGCGACTACGGCGGCGTCCTCCACCGCGGCCTCCACTACGGCCTGTTCCTGCGCTGGATCGAGGGCGGCAACGGCTGA
- a CDS encoding HAD-IA family hydrolase: MRLVLFDCDGTLVDSQVMIVSSMTRAFESAGLAAPPREEILSIVGLSLPIAIARLAGHRPGASVETLVEAYKASFADLRNSTLHREPLYPGARETVEALAGRPDTLLGIVTGKSRRGVDAILAHTGLGDAFAVVRTADDAPSKPHPGMVLDAIAAVGADARRTVVIGDTTYDVEMALAAGTRAVGVTWGYHHRADLAAAGADRIVERFDEVAIAVDDLIGPGET; encoded by the coding sequence TTGCGCCTCGTCCTCTTCGACTGCGACGGCACCCTGGTCGACAGCCAGGTGATGATCGTCTCCTCCATGACCCGCGCCTTCGAGAGCGCCGGCCTCGCCGCGCCGCCGCGCGAGGAGATCCTGTCGATCGTCGGCCTGTCCCTGCCGATCGCGATCGCCCGCCTCGCCGGACATCGCCCCGGCGCCTCGGTCGAGACGCTGGTCGAGGCCTACAAGGCCTCGTTCGCCGACCTGCGCAACTCGACGCTCCACCGCGAGCCGCTCTATCCCGGCGCCCGCGAGACCGTCGAGGCGCTCGCCGGCCGGCCGGACACGCTGCTCGGCATCGTCACCGGCAAGTCGCGTCGCGGCGTCGACGCCATCCTCGCCCACACCGGGCTCGGCGATGCCTTCGCCGTCGTCCGCACCGCCGACGACGCGCCCTCGAAGCCGCATCCGGGCATGGTGCTCGACGCCATCGCCGCGGTCGGCGCCGACGCCCGGCGCACCGTCGTGATCGGTGACACCACCTACGACGTCGAGATGGCGCTCGCCGCCGGCACCCGCGCGGTCGGCGTCACCTGGGGCTATCACCACCGCGCCGACCTCGCCGCCGCCGGCGCCGACCGCATCGTCGAGCGCTTCGACGAGGTCGCCATCGCCGTCGACGACCTGATCGGCCCGGGAGAGACCTGA
- a CDS encoding ATP12 family chaperone protein codes for MRDILTDAAAEGARVEDPAETARRHARQSLPKRFYAEAGVAEAEGGFAVVLDGKPVRTPARNALVVPRRGVAEALAAEWGAQGEFVDPATMPATRLANSAIDGVAVETAAVADETAHYAGSDLLLYRAEAPERLAARQAAAWDPVVAWAEERFGVRFRLVAGVMPVEQDGAVVRAVRDAMPEDPFVLAGLNTATSLTGSVLLAFAVLDGRLGADDAWAAAHVDEDWNAELWGEDEEAARRRAYRRAEMDAAVLLMRG; via the coding sequence ATGCGCGACATCCTGACCGACGCCGCCGCCGAGGGCGCGCGCGTCGAGGACCCCGCCGAGACCGCGCGCCGCCACGCCCGCCAGAGCCTGCCGAAGCGCTTCTACGCCGAGGCCGGCGTCGCCGAGGCCGAGGGCGGCTTCGCCGTCGTGCTCGACGGCAAGCCGGTCCGCACCCCCGCCCGCAACGCCCTGGTGGTGCCGCGCCGCGGCGTCGCCGAGGCGCTCGCGGCCGAATGGGGCGCCCAGGGCGAGTTCGTCGATCCCGCCACCATGCCGGCGACCCGGCTCGCCAACTCGGCGATCGACGGCGTCGCGGTCGAGACCGCCGCCGTCGCCGACGAGACCGCCCACTATGCCGGTTCCGACCTGCTGCTCTACCGCGCCGAGGCCCCCGAGCGCCTCGCCGCGCGCCAAGCCGCGGCCTGGGATCCGGTCGTCGCCTGGGCGGAGGAGCGCTTCGGCGTCCGCTTCCGCCTCGTCGCCGGCGTGATGCCGGTCGAGCAGGACGGCGCCGTCGTCCGCGCCGTCCGCGACGCCATGCCCGAGGATCCCTTCGTCCTCGCGGGCCTCAACACCGCGACCTCCCTGACCGGCTCGGTCCTCCTCGCCTTCGCCGTCCTCGACGGCCGCCTCGGCGCCGACGACGCCTGGGCCGCCGCCCACGTCGACGAGGACTGGAACGCCGAGCTCTGGGGCGAGGACGAGGAAGCCGCCCGCCGCCGCGCCTACCGCCGCGCCGAGATGGACGCCGCCGTCCTGCTGATGCGCGGCTGA
- a CDS encoding EamA family transporter, whose protein sequence is MPSFSLPPSHLALALAVVAVWGSNFVVIRLGLDVLPPLLFAALRFTFAALPAVFFLRRPAVPWRHLAAYGVLIGAGQFGLLFIAMDGSISPGLASLVVQIQVFFTIFLSMGLSGERVRPRQWAALGLATAGIAVIALHVDHATTPLGLALVIAAAASWAGGNMVARAGGPVNMVAYVAWASLFSAPPLFAAALVFEGPGELGRGLAAAGAGTWAAVLWQSVGNSLFGYAAWAWLLARHPAAEVTPTALMVPVFGLGTAALVLGEPLPAWKLEAAALVIAGLAVGLSRPRARG, encoded by the coding sequence ATGCCGTCCTTTTCGCTGCCGCCGTCCCATCTCGCGCTCGCCCTCGCGGTCGTCGCGGTGTGGGGATCGAACTTCGTCGTGATCCGGCTCGGGCTCGACGTGCTGCCGCCGCTGCTGTTCGCGGCGCTGCGCTTCACCTTCGCCGCCCTGCCCGCGGTGTTCTTCCTCCGGCGGCCGGCCGTGCCGTGGCGCCATCTCGCCGCCTACGGCGTGCTGATCGGCGCCGGACAGTTCGGGCTGCTGTTCATCGCCATGGACGGCTCGATCTCGCCGGGGCTCGCCTCGCTGGTGGTCCAGATCCAGGTGTTCTTCACGATCTTCCTGTCGATGGGCCTCTCCGGCGAGCGGGTCCGGCCGCGGCAGTGGGCGGCGCTCGGCCTCGCCACTGCCGGGATCGCGGTGATCGCCCTCCACGTCGACCACGCGACGACGCCGCTCGGCCTCGCCCTGGTGATCGCGGCCGCGGCGTCCTGGGCCGGCGGCAACATGGTGGCGCGGGCGGGCGGACCGGTGAACATGGTGGCCTACGTCGCCTGGGCGAGCCTGTTCTCCGCGCCGCCGCTGTTCGCCGCCGCGCTCGTCTTCGAGGGTCCGGGCGAACTCGGCCGCGGCCTCGCCGCGGCCGGCGCCGGCACCTGGGCCGCCGTGCTCTGGCAGTCGGTCGGCAACAGCCTGTTCGGTTACGCCGCCTGGGCCTGGCTGCTCGCCCGCCATCCGGCCGCCGAGGTGACGCCGACGGCGCTGATGGTGCCGGTGTTCGGCCTCGGCACCGCCGCCCTCGTGCTCGGCGAGCCGTTGCCGGCCTGGAAGCTCGAGGCGGCGGCGCTGGTGATCGCGGGCCTCGCCGTCGGCCTGTCGCGGCCTCGGGCGCGCGGCTGA
- a CDS encoding trypsin-like serine peptidase, with translation MTRSRIVATVTSAAAVVAISSVAAFAVPAKSLAPAPAGADRAAVAADAALSQPAEQLATSLPKSVFAAPDAVGSVLKSPKMVDGARPTISAALDLKAGPKRLPDVSAPENYGQNPFGSGTNQNTIYHYTDMLVPTNATAAYPFSTTGVFHFTNAAGQNKYCSASLISKSIIITAGHCVHQGGDKPGIGRASGWIRSGYFVPAEQNGTMPYGYAWATKLTTTVGWYNEGAIMKGYDVAMVTLGKRVGTANEIGAYTGWMGLCYSYCLQSYWELTGLGYPGNYYSGAYMTMGMHLETNRNNTDYYYGSGMQGGSSGGPHVANLGYLSDSTTNKGLWTARNYVFGVTSWGYISDVYKIQGASSTTGYNNSNNITGLFNVVCNSAKAQHGAASCNTF, from the coding sequence ATGACCCGCTCCCGTATCGTCGCGACCGTGACCTCCGCCGCCGCCGTCGTCGCCATCTCCTCCGTCGCCGCCTTCGCCGTCCCCGCCAAGTCGCTCGCCCCCGCCCCGGCGGGTGCCGACCGCGCCGCGGTCGCCGCCGACGCCGCGCTGTCGCAGCCGGCCGAGCAGCTCGCCACCAGCCTGCCGAAGTCCGTGTTCGCCGCTCCGGACGCCGTCGGCAGCGTGCTGAAGAGCCCGAAGATGGTCGACGGCGCCCGCCCGACGATCTCCGCCGCCCTCGACCTCAAGGCCGGCCCGAAGCGTCTGCCCGACGTCTCCGCCCCCGAGAACTACGGCCAGAACCCGTTCGGCTCCGGCACCAACCAGAACACGATCTACCACTACACCGACATGCTGGTGCCGACGAACGCCACCGCCGCCTACCCGTTCTCGACCACCGGCGTGTTCCACTTCACCAACGCCGCCGGCCAGAACAAGTACTGCTCGGCCTCGCTGATCTCGAAGTCGATCATCATCACCGCCGGCCACTGCGTCCACCAGGGCGGCGACAAGCCGGGCATCGGCCGGGCGAGCGGCTGGATCCGCTCGGGCTACTTCGTCCCGGCCGAGCAGAACGGCACCATGCCCTACGGCTACGCCTGGGCCACCAAGCTCACCACCACGGTCGGCTGGTACAACGAAGGCGCCATCATGAAGGGCTACGACGTGGCCATGGTCACGCTCGGCAAGCGCGTCGGCACCGCCAACGAGATCGGCGCCTACACCGGCTGGATGGGTCTCTGCTACTCCTACTGCCTGCAGAGCTACTGGGAGCTGACCGGCCTCGGCTACCCCGGCAACTACTACAGCGGCGCCTACATGACGATGGGCATGCACCTCGAGACCAACCGCAACAACACCGACTACTACTACGGCTCGGGCATGCAGGGGGGCTCTTCGGGTGGCCCGCACGTCGCCAACCTCGGCTACCTCTCCGACAGCACCACCAACAAGGGTCTGTGGACCGCCCGCAACTACGTCTTCGGCGTGACCTCCTGGGGCTACATCAGCGACGTCTACAAGATCCAGGGCGCCTCGAGCACGACCGGCTACAACAACAGCAACAACATCACCGGCCTGTTCAACGTGGTCTGCAACTCCGCCAAGGCCCAGCACGGCGCCGCCAGCTGCAACACCTTCTGA
- the gcvPB gene encoding aminomethyl-transferring glycine dehydrogenase subunit GcvPB, giving the protein MNSQGRPSAPVLAVSNAEKTTTTGNRGLAIEEALLFEVGRLDATGVDVEDAGDFVPRLGSHVRKAPIGLPGLTEPEAMRHYVRLSRQNYAIDLGLYPLGSCTMKHNPRLNEKMVRLPGFADIHPLQPLSTVPGAVALIAELGRWLLELTGMATVAMSPKAGAHGEMCGMAAIKAAIAARGETRDVVLVPESAHGTNPATAALLGFKVVPVPARADGTVDPEEVRKRLGPEVAAIMLTNPNTCGLFERDVVAIADAVHAAGAYFYADGANFNAIVGKVRPGDLGVDAMHINLHKTFSTPHGGGGPGAGPVVLSERLAAFAPVPFVRFGEDGAAEFVETRRQAAGTATPFGRVTAFHGQMGMFVRALAYMLSHGADGMRRASEDAVLAANYVKARLGDVMSVAFPDRPAMHEALFDDRFLEGTGVTTLDFAKAMIDEGYHPMTMYFPLVVHGALLIEPTESESKASLDQFVDAMRALAERARAGDAAFFKAAPVFAPRKRVDETRAARQPRLTWTPPKEERAAAE; this is encoded by the coding sequence ATGAACAGTCAGGGCCGCCCGTCCGCGCCCGTGCTCGCCGTCTCGAACGCCGAGAAGACCACCACCACCGGCAACCGCGGCCTCGCCATCGAGGAGGCGCTGCTGTTCGAGGTCGGCCGGCTCGACGCCACCGGCGTCGACGTCGAGGACGCCGGTGACTTCGTCCCGCGCCTCGGATCCCACGTCCGCAAGGCCCCGATCGGCCTGCCCGGCCTGACCGAGCCGGAGGCGATGCGCCACTACGTGCGCCTCTCCCGCCAGAACTACGCCATCGACCTCGGGCTCTACCCGCTCGGGTCCTGCACCATGAAGCACAACCCGCGCCTCAACGAGAAGATGGTGCGGCTGCCGGGCTTCGCCGACATCCACCCGCTGCAGCCGCTCTCCACGGTGCCGGGCGCGGTGGCGCTGATCGCCGAGCTCGGCCGCTGGCTGCTCGAACTCACCGGCATGGCCACGGTCGCCATGAGCCCGAAGGCGGGCGCCCATGGCGAGATGTGCGGCATGGCCGCGATCAAGGCGGCGATCGCCGCCCGCGGCGAGACCCGCGACGTCGTGCTGGTGCCCGAATCCGCCCACGGCACCAATCCGGCCACCGCCGCGCTGCTCGGCTTCAAGGTGGTGCCGGTGCCCGCCCGCGCCGACGGCACCGTCGATCCCGAAGAGGTCAGGAAGCGCCTCGGGCCCGAGGTGGCGGCGATCATGCTGACCAACCCGAACACCTGCGGCCTGTTCGAGCGCGACGTCGTCGCCATCGCCGACGCGGTCCACGCGGCCGGCGCCTACTTCTATGCCGACGGCGCCAACTTCAACGCCATCGTCGGCAAGGTCCGCCCCGGCGACCTCGGCGTCGACGCCATGCACATCAACCTGCACAAGACCTTCTCGACGCCCCACGGCGGCGGCGGTCCGGGTGCCGGCCCGGTGGTGCTGTCCGAGCGGCTGGCGGCCTTCGCGCCGGTGCCCTTCGTGCGCTTCGGCGAGGACGGCGCCGCCGAGTTCGTCGAGACCCGCAGGCAGGCCGCCGGCACCGCGACGCCCTTCGGCCGCGTCACCGCCTTCCACGGCCAGATGGGCATGTTCGTGCGCGCGCTCGCCTACATGCTGAGCCACGGCGCCGACGGCATGCGCCGCGCCTCCGAGGACGCCGTGCTGGCCGCCAACTACGTCAAGGCCCGGCTCGGCGACGTCATGTCGGTCGCCTTCCCGGACCGGCCGGCGATGCACGAGGCGCTGTTCGACGACCGCTTCCTGGAGGGCACCGGCGTGACCACGCTCGACTTCGCCAAGGCGATGATCGACGAGGGCTACCACCCGATGACCATGTACTTCCCGCTGGTCGTCCACGGCGCGCTCCTCATCGAGCCGACCGAGTCGGAATCGAAGGCGAGCCTCGACCAGTTCGTGGACGCCATGCGCGCCCTCGCCGAGCGGGCGCGCGCCGGAGACGCCGCCTTCTTCAAGGCCGCCCCGGTGTTCGCACCGAGGAAGCGCGTCGACGAGACCCGCGCCGCCCGCCAGCCGCGGCTGACCTGGACGCCGCCGAAGGAGGAGCGCGCTGCGGCGGAGTGA
- the gcvPA gene encoding aminomethyl-transferring glycine dehydrogenase subunit GcvPA, with the protein MRYLPLADHDRQAMLRTIGVSHVDALFADVPADKLLDRLVALPTAKSEIAVERHLAAMAAKNVAAGAVPFFVGAGAYRHHVPATVDHLIQRSEFLTSYTPYQAEIAQGTLQYLFEFQTQVARLTGMDVANASMYDGSTATAEAVLMAHRITRRSKAVVSGGLHPHYRGVTRTTTELAGFAVDTLDPDPTGTEDILARIDGETSCVVVQSPSFYGHLIDLKPIAEKAHAVGALLVAVFTEVVSLGLIEPPGAQGADIVVGEGQSLGNPLTFGGPYVGLFATRDKYVRQMPGRLCGETVDADGKRAFVLTLSTREQHIRRDKATSNICTNAGLCSLAFSIHLSLLGQTGLTRLARVNHANAVKLADRLAAVPGVAVLNDTFFNEFTLRLPKNAADVVEALAAKGVLAGVPARRLEPKHPHLDDLLVVASTEVNTDEDREAFAVALAEVLG; encoded by the coding sequence ATGCGCTACCTCCCTCTCGCCGACCACGACCGGCAGGCGATGCTCCGGACGATCGGCGTCTCGCACGTCGACGCCCTGTTCGCCGACGTGCCCGCCGACAAGCTGCTCGACCGCCTCGTCGCGCTGCCGACCGCCAAGTCCGAGATCGCCGTCGAGCGCCACCTCGCGGCGATGGCCGCGAAGAACGTCGCCGCCGGCGCGGTGCCCTTCTTCGTCGGCGCCGGCGCCTACCGGCACCACGTGCCGGCGACGGTCGACCACCTGATCCAGCGCTCGGAGTTCCTGACCTCCTACACGCCCTACCAGGCCGAGATCGCCCAGGGCACGCTGCAATATCTGTTCGAGTTCCAGACCCAGGTCGCCCGCCTCACCGGCATGGACGTCGCCAACGCCTCCATGTACGACGGCTCGACCGCCACCGCCGAGGCGGTGCTGATGGCGCACCGGATCACCCGGCGCTCCAAGGCCGTGGTCTCCGGCGGCCTGCACCCGCACTACCGCGGCGTCACCCGCACCACCACCGAGCTCGCCGGCTTCGCCGTCGACACGCTCGACCCCGATCCGACCGGCACCGAGGACATCCTCGCCCGCATCGACGGCGAGACCTCCTGCGTCGTCGTGCAGTCGCCGTCCTTCTACGGCCACCTGATCGACCTGAAGCCGATCGCCGAGAAGGCCCACGCGGTCGGAGCGCTGCTGGTGGCGGTGTTCACCGAGGTGGTCTCGCTCGGCCTGATCGAGCCGCCGGGCGCGCAAGGGGCCGATATCGTGGTCGGCGAGGGCCAGTCGCTCGGCAATCCGCTGACCTTCGGCGGCCCCTACGTCGGCCTGTTCGCCACCCGCGACAAATACGTCCGCCAGATGCCGGGCAGGCTCTGCGGCGAGACCGTCGACGCCGACGGCAAGCGCGCCTTCGTGCTGACGCTCTCGACCCGCGAGCAGCACATCCGCCGCGACAAGGCGACGTCGAACATCTGCACCAACGCGGGCCTCTGCTCGCTCGCCTTTTCGATCCACCTGTCGCTGCTGGGTCAGACCGGCCTGACGCGCCTCGCCCGAGTCAACCATGCCAACGCGGTGAAGCTCGCCGACCGGCTGGCGGCCGTGCCGGGCGTCGCGGTGCTGAACGACACCTTCTTCAACGAGTTCACCCTGCGGCTGCCGAAGAACGCCGCCGACGTGGTCGAGGCCCTCGCCGCCAAGGGCGTCCTCGCCGGCGTGCCGGCCCGTCGCCTCGAGCCCAAGCACCCGCATCTCGACGACCTCCTGGTGGTCGCCTCGACCGAGGTGAACACCGACGAGGATCGCGAGGCCTTCGCCGTCGCACTCGCGGAGGTGCTGGGATGA
- the gcvH gene encoding glycine cleavage system protein GcvH — MAKYFTEDHEWLSVDGDVATVGITDYAQAQLGDVVYVEVPEVGRTLAKGGEAAVVESVKAASEVYAPASGTVVEANGALADAPATVNESPEDAGWFFKLKLADAGELDALMDEAAYRAFVDTL; from the coding sequence ATGGCGAAGTACTTCACCGAGGACCACGAGTGGCTGTCCGTCGACGGCGACGTCGCCACCGTCGGCATCACCGACTACGCCCAGGCCCAGCTCGGCGACGTGGTCTACGTCGAGGTTCCCGAGGTCGGCCGCACGCTCGCCAAGGGCGGCGAAGCGGCGGTGGTCGAGAGCGTCAAGGCCGCGAGCGAGGTCTACGCCCCGGCCTCGGGCACCGTGGTCGAGGCCAACGGCGCCCTCGCCGACGCTCCCGCGACCGTCAACGAGTCGCCCGAGGACGCCGGCTGGTTCTTCAAGCTGAAGCTCGCCGACGCCGGCGAACTCGACGCGCTGATGGACGAGGCCGCCTACCGCGCCTTCGTCGACACGCTCTGA